A part of Brassica rapa cultivar Chiifu-401-42 chromosome A05, CAAS_Brap_v3.01, whole genome shotgun sequence genomic DNA contains:
- the LOC103866805 gene encoding beta-glucosidase 27 produces the protein MKQGRKSCDQKKSFVRADFPQDFLFGTASSAYQYEGAVKEGSRGESMWDAFARKYPERNCRSNADETVDFYHRYKEDIQRMKDINMDAFRFSISWVRILPYGKLSKGVNKEGIRFYNELIDELLANGITPLATLFHWDTPQALEEEYGGFLSENIVVDFRDFATICFQEFGDRVKLWLTINEPWVYSVGGYDAGRKAPGRASKYMNDAAIAGKSGHEAYIVSHNLLLAHAEAVEAFRSCRNCKDGNIGMAHCPLWYEPYDLACVEDNEAAERAMEFMFGWHMNPTVYGDYPEVMKKIVGKRLPSFTESQSRKLKGSFDFIGINYYSSVYAKNVAEVDPDKPFWRADQHVEWKKQNKAGKAIGAQGGVEWNLMYPQGLRKVLNYAKNKYGNPKFIITENGHCDAYEKKKPKICELMDMKRTDYHKKHISNLHKAIYEDGVQVGGYFAWSLLDNCEWNCGYEIRYGLFYVDYENGLERYPKMSAMWFKEFLKKRDEDMVKRSQAKRVKVSEF, from the exons ATGAAACA AGGAAGGAAGAGTTGTGACCAAAAGAAATCATTCGTACGAGCTGATTTCCCCCAAGATTTCTTGTTTGGAACTGCTTCATCTGCTTACCAA tATGAAGGAGCAGTGAAAGAAGGTTCCCGAGGAGAAAGTATGTGGGATGCTTTTGCTCGCAAGTATCCAG AAAGAAATTGCCGCTCTAACGCGGACGAGACCGTTGATTTCTATCATCGTTACAAG GAGGATATTCAAAGAATGAAGGATATAAATATGGATGCTTTCAGATTCTCCATCTCCTGGGTCCGGATATTACCTT ATGGCAAACTAAGCAAGGGAGTGAACAAGGAAGGAATTAGATTCTACAATGAGCTCATTGACGAACTACTAGCCAATG GAATTACACCTCTAGCAACTTTGTTTCATTGGGATACACCTCAAGCTCTAGAAGAAGAATATGGCGGATTTCTAAGCGAAAATATTGT AGTGGATTTCCGAGATTTTGCTACCATATGCTTTCAAGAATTTGGAGACCGAGTGAAGCTATGGTTAACAATAAATGAACCATGGGTCTATAGCGTAGGTGGCTATGATGCAGGAAGAAAAGCTCCAGGACGTGCCTCAAAATACATGAACGATGCAGCCATAGCTGGAAAATCCGGTCACGAGGCTTATATCGTTAGTCACAATCTTCTTCTGGCTCATGCCGAAGCCGTTGAAGCCTTCAGGAGTTGCCGTAAT TGTAAAGATGGAAACATCGGTATGGCGCATTGTCCTTTGTGGTACGAGCCATATGATTTAGCTTGTGTTGAAGATAATGAAGCAGCCGAGCGAGCTATGGAGTTTATGTTTGGATG GCACATGAATCCAACGGTGTACGGAGATTATCCTGAAGTGATGAAGAAAATTGTAGGAAAGAGATTACCGTCTTTTACCGAAAGCCAATCAAGAAAGTTAAAAGGATCTTTTGACTTTATTGGTATTAACTATTATAGCTCTGTTTACGCTAAAAACGTTGCTGAAGTAGATCCCGACAAACCGTTTTGGAGAGCAGATCAACATGTTGAATGGAAAA AACAAAATAAAGCGGGAAAGGCCATAGGTGCACAG GGTGGGGTTGAGTGGAACTTGATGTATCCACAAGGATTACGAAAAGTTCTGAACTATGCCAAGAATAAATATGGAAACCCTAAATTTATAATCACTGAAAATG GACATTGTGATGCATACGAAAAGAAGAAGCCAAAAATCTGTGAGTTGATGGATATGAAGAGGACTGATTATCACAAGAAACATATTAGCAACCTTCACAAGGCCATATA TGAGGACGGAGTCCAAGTAGGTGGATATTTTGCATGGTCATTGCTGGATAATTGTGAGTGGAATTGCGGATATGAAATACGGTATGGATTGTTCTACGTGGACTATGAAAATGGGCTTGAGCGTTATCCAAAAATGTCGGCGATGTGGTTCAAGGAGTTCTTGAAGAAAAGAGACGAAGACATGGTGAAAAGATCACAAGCGAAAAGGGTTAAGGTGTCGGAGTTTtaa
- the LOC103866806 gene encoding O-fucosyltransferase 20: MALPKNSNSSSTKKKVSYISVPSQIINSLSSSSLQSLLVSPKKSSRCTNRFTYRNPRIWFLTLFLVSLFGMLKLGLNVDPISLPFSRHPCSTGSFDEHHAVSHLAFASENDTQSNSSSVYPKNETLPTEGDFWKQPDGLGFKPCLGFSRQYRKDSNSILKNRWKYLLVVVAGGLNQQRNQIVDAVIIARILGASLVVPVLQVNVIWGDESEFADIFDLEHFKNVLADDVHIVSSLPSTHVMTRPVEEKRTPLHASPQWIRAHYLKRINRERVLLLRGLDSRLSNDLPSDLQKLRCKVAFQALRFSPRILELGNKLASRMLSEGQYLSLHLRMEKDVWVRTGCLPGLTPEYDEIVNSERQRHPELLTGRSNMTYNERKLAGLCPLTALEVTRLLKALEAPKDARIYWAGGEPLGGKEALEPLTKEFPHLYNKHDLALPGELEPFAKKASVMAAIDYIVCEKSDVFIPSHGGNMGHALQGQRAYAGHKKYITPNKRHMLLYFMNASLPESEFNRIVKDLHRESLGQPVLRTGRGGKDVTKHPVSECMCSDRQQQQQEQ; encoded by the exons ATGGCGTTACCCAAGAACagtaacagcagcagcaccaagaaGAAAGTCTCCTACATCTCAGTCCCTTCTCAGATCATAAACTCTCTATCTTCCTCCTCCTTACAATCCCTCCTCGTCTCCCCCAAGAAGTCATCGAGATGCACCAACAGGTTCACCTACCGAAACCCAAGAATCTGGTTCTTGACTCTCTTCCTCGTCTCACTCTTCGGCATGCTAAAACTCGGACTCAACGTTGACCCGATCTCCCTCCCTTTCTCACGTCACCCTTGCTCCACGGGTAGCTTCGACGAACACCACGCCGTTTCCCATCTCGCTTTCGCTTCAGAAAACGACACGCAGTCCAACTCGTCTTCTGTGTATCCAAAGAACGAGACTTTGCCCACGGAAGGTGACTTCTGGAAGCAACCTGATGGGTTAGGGTTTAAGCCGTGTCTTGGGTTCAGCAGACAGTATCGAAAAGACAGCAACTCGATTCTCAAGAACAGGTGGAAGTATCTTCTCGTTGTTGTCGCTGGTGGGCTGAATCAGCAGAGGAACCAGATCGTTGATGCAGTGATCATCGCTAGGATCCTTGGTGCTTCTCTCGTTGTACCTGTTCTGCAAGTCAACGTCATCTGGGGAGACGAAAG TGAGTTTGCGGATATATTCGATTTGGAGCATTTCAAGAACGTTTTAGCGGATGATGTTCATATAGTTTCGTCTTTACCTTCAACACATGTAATGACGAGACCTGTGGAAGAGAAAAGGACTCCCCTTCACGCTTCTCCTCAATGGATTCGCGCTCATTACCTCAAGCGA ATAAACAGAGAAAGAGTGTTACTTCTCCGTGGCCTCGATTCAAGGCTCTCCAACGATCTTCCTTCTGATCTCCAGAAACTCCGATGCAAGGTAGCTTTCCAAGCTTTGAGATTCTCACCGAGAATCCTCGAACTCGGCAACAAGCTAGCTTCGAGAATGCTTAGCGAAGGACAGTACCTCTCACTCCATCTACGTATGGAGAAAGACGTTTGGGTCAGAACCGGTTGTCTCCCCGGTTTAACCCCCGAGTACGACGAGATAGTCAACAGCGAGAGACAACGCCACCCGGAGCTTCTCACCGGCCGTTCAAACATGACTTACAACGAGAGAAAACTCGCTGGCCTTTGTCCTCTCACCGCTCTAGAAGTCACGAGGCTTCTCAAAGCCTTGGAAGCACCGAAGGACGCGAGAATCTACTGGGCGGGAGGAGAGCCTCTAGGTGGGAAAGAGGCTTTGGAGCCGTTGACCAAAGAGTTCCCTCACCTCTACAACAAACACGATCTCGCGTTACCCGGCGAGCTAGAACCCTTCGCCAAGAAAGCCTCGGTCATGGCTGCGATAGACTACATCGTCTGCGAGAAGAGCGACGTCTTCATACCGTCGCACGGTGGGAACATGGGACACGCGTTGCAAGGGCAGAGAGCTTACGCTGGTCACAAGAAGTACATTACGCCTAACAAGAGACATATGCTTCTTTACTTCATGAATGCTTCGCTGCCTGAGTCGGAGTTTAACAGGATTGTGAAGGATCTTCATCGAGAGTCTTTGGGACAACCGGTGTTGAGAACGGGTAGAGGTGGGAAGGATGTTACTAAGCATCCTGTTTCAGAGTGTATGTGTTCAGATagacagcaacaacaacaagaacaatAA
- the LOC103866807 gene encoding LOW QUALITY PROTEIN: protoheme IX farnesyltransferase, mitochondrial (The sequence of the model RefSeq protein was modified relative to this genomic sequence to represent the inferred CDS: inserted 1 base in 1 codon) translates to MSGRRPLPSGRISVPHAVAWAVIAGASGACLLATKTNMMAAGVGAANLVLYAFVYTPLKQLHPVNTWVGAVVGAIPPLLGWAAASGQITLNSMILPAALYFWQIPHFMALAHLCRSDYAAGGYKMLSLFDPTGKRIAAVVALRNCFYMVPLGFIAYDWGLTSSWFCIESTLLTMAIAATAFSFYRHRTMEKARKMFHASLLFLPVFMSGLLIHXVYDDNQQPVLEVSGLSNPASSEVKTHRRKKRAAQPPVAYASAAPFPFLPAPSFYSP, encoded by the exons ATGTCTGGTCGGAGACCGTTGCCTTCTGGACGTATCAGTGTTCCACACGCTGTTGCTTGGGCCGTGATTGCTGGTGCTTCTGGTGCTTGTTTGTTGGCTACCAAG ACTAATATGATGGCTGCTGGAGTTGGGGCTGCTAATCTTGTTCTTTACGCGTTTGTTTACACTCCGTTGAAGCAGCTTCACCCTGTCAACACTTGGGTTGGGGCTGTTGTTGGTGCCATCCCACCTTTGCTTGG GTGGGCTGCAGCTTCTGGTCAGATCACTTTAAATTCGATGATTCTTCCAGCTGCTCTTTATTTTTGGCAGATCCCTCATTTTATGGCTCTTGCACACCTCTGCCGCAGTGATTATGCAGCTGGAGG TTACAAGATGCTGTCGCTATTTGATCCAACAGGGAAGAGAATAGCAGCAGTGGTGGCTCTTAGGAACTGCTTTTACATGGTCCCTCTCGGTTTCATTGCCTATGACT GGGGCTTGACATCGAGCTGGTTCTGCATAGAATCAACACTTCTCACAATGGCAATTGCTGCTACGGCGTTTTCATTTTACCGACACAGGACCATGGAAAAAGCGAGGAAGATGTTCCACGCCAGTCTTCTCTTCCTTCCTGTGTTCATGTCTGGTCTGCTTATAC GTGTCTATGATGATAACCAGCAACCAGTCCTAGAAGTATCCGGTTTATCAAATCCTGCATCAAGTGAAGTAAAAACGCACAGAAGAAAGAAACGTGCTGCCCAACCTCCAGTGGCTTATGCTTCTGCTGCACCGTTTCCTTTCCTCCCAGCCCCTTCCTTCTATTCTCCATAA
- the LOC103866810 gene encoding uncharacterized protein LOC103866810, producing the protein MATRLKSMTTLPKLIQTMRNEAPKHSNPVLPSLRRAFSLYDQINLIDNVPEDQLRFQEFNETSFTVNGVKYEGSLLCVGNLLMSWSPRQFSDITPDSLSIFKTIRPIPELLIVGCGRNIHPVTPELRQFVKSIGMKLETVDSRNAASTYNILNEEGRVVAAALLPYGVTS; encoded by the exons ATGGCGACGAGGCTGAAATCGATGACGACTTTGCCAAAACTAATTCAAACCATGAGAAACGAAGCTCCTAAGCATTCCAATCCAGTTTTGCCATCGTTAAGACGAGCTTTCTCCCTCTACGACCAGATCAATCTCATTGACAATGTCCCCGAAGACCAGCTCCGCTTCCAAGA GTTTAATGAGACGAGTTTCACGGTGAATGGAGTCAAATACGAAGGTAGCTTGCTCTGTGTCGGGAACTTGCTTATGTCTTGGAGCCCTCGTCAATTCTCCGACATCACCCCTGATAG TTTGTCTATCTTCAAGACGATTCGACCCATTCCAG aGCTCTTAATTGTTGGTTGTGGAAGAAACATTCACCCTGTAACTCCCGAGCTCCGTCAGTTTGTCAAGTCTATTGGCATGAAGCTAGAAACCGTTGATTCT AGAAACGCTGCATCAACTTACAACATTCTGAATGAAGAAGGAAGGGTCGTTGCTGCTGCATTGCTTCCTTATGGAGTTACATCTTaa
- the LOC103866809 gene encoding endoglucanase 14 encodes MSQLRSGSSQCLWTSTLLIVLLSMPMTHGTNYGEALTKSLLYFEAQRSGKLPPNQRVNWRGDSALRDGSDAHVDLTGGYYDAGDNMKFGFPMAFTTTMLAWSSVEWESELKAHKEHRNVLDAIKWATDYFIKAHPEPNVLYGQVGDGKSDHACWMRPEDMTTPRPSYRIDAQHPGADLAGETAAAMAAASLAFRKYDEAYAEELIGHAKDLFEFAKAYPGVYHSSITDAGAFYPSSGYQDELFWAAAWLHRATKSQTYLDYLTDVYGTGGQRTVFAWDDKFVGAQVLIAKLALEREGMFNDKLEDYKNMAEYFICNCVQMGSNNVKVTPGGLLWFLPWNNFQYTTTASFVLAAYSKYLNATKKPIDCPSGTFEAADLLHHARVQADYILGSNPKSMSYMVGFGTNYPKRPHHRGASIVSIKNSSTPVTCTGGFNDWYNNPAPNPNELTGALVGGPNEIDGYGDERTDIQHGEPGLSTVGPFVGVLAAVA; translated from the exons ATGTCTCAACTGAGAAGTGGCTCTTCACAATGCTTATGGACAAGTACTCTTTTAATTGTGTTATTGTCAATGCCGATGACTCATGGGACTAATTATGGAGAAGCTCTCACAAAGAGTCTTTTGTATTTCGAAGCTCAACGCTCTGGAAAATTGCCGCCGAACCAAAGAGTCAACTGGAGAGGAGATTCTGCACTTAGAGACGGTTCTGATGCCCAT GTTGATCTCACTGGAGGGTACTATGATGCTGGAGACAACATGAAGTTTGGATTCCCAATGGCGTTCACGACCACAATGCTAGCATGGAGCAGTGTAGAGTGGGAATCGGAGCTTAAGGCTCATAAAGAGCACCGAAACGTCCTTGATGCTATCAAATGGGCCACTGACTATTTCATCAAAGCCCACCCAGAGCCCAATGTTCTTTACGGACAAGTGGGAGACGGCAAATCGGACCATGCATGCTGGATGAGACCCGAGGACATGACAACTCCGCGTCCTTCTTACCGCATTGATGCTCAGCATCCAGGTGCTGACCTAGCAGGCGAGACGGCTGCAGCTATGGCCGCAGCTTCGCTAGCCTTTCGGAAATATGATGAAGCATATGCCGAAGAACTTATTGGTCACGCAAAAGATCTATTCGAATTCGCCAAGGCTTACCCTGGCGTCTACCATAGCTCCATAACTGACGCAGGTGCCTTCTACCCGAGCAGCGGATACCAAGATGAGTTATTTTGGGCCGCGGCTTGGCTCCACCGCGCCACTAAGAGCCAGACTTATCTCGACTATTTAACTGACGTATATGGTACCGGAGGTCAAAGGACTGTTTTTGCATGGGATGATAAGTTCGTGGGTGCACAAGTCTTGATAGCCAAG CTTGCACTCGAAAGGGAAGGAATGTTCAACGATAAGTTGGAAGATTACAAGAATATGGCTGAGTATTTCATTTGCAACTGTGTTCAAATGGGCTCCAATAACGTTAAGGTGACTCCGGGTGGTTTGCTTTGGTTCTTGCCGTGGAACAACTTCCAATACACCACCACCGCTAGCTTCGTCCTCGCTGCTTATTCTAAGTATCTTAATGCCACCAAAAAACCCATCGACTGTCCCAGTGGAACTTTTGAAGCTGCTGATCTTCTTCACCACGCCCGTGTTCAG GCAGACTACATACTTGGTTCAAACCCGAAGAGCATGAGCTACATGGTTGGATTCGGAACCAACTATCCAAAGAGACCACACCATAGAGGAGCCTCTATAGTGTCGATCAAAAATAGCAGCACCCCTGTGACGTGCACTGGAGGGTTCAACGATTGGTATAACAATCCTGCACCAAACCCTAACGAACTAACTGGAGCACTAGTGGGAGGACCCAACGAGATCGATGGTTATGGAGATGAGAGGACTGATATTCAGCATGGGGAGCCTGGCCTATCCACAGTTGGTCCATTTGTTGGTGTGTTGGCCGCCGTtgcttga
- the LOC103866811 gene encoding endoglucanase 12-like, with the protein MSQLRSGSSQCLWTSTLFIALLSMPMTHGANYGEALTKSLLYFEAQRSGKLPPNQRVNWRGDSALRDGSDAHVDLTGGYYDAGDNMKFGFSMAFTTTMLAWSSVEMESELKTYKEHDNVLAAIKWATDYLINAHPEPNVLYGQVGDGNSDHACWMRPEDMTTPRPSYRIDAQHPGADLAGETAAAMAAASLAFAQYDAAYSAKLIGHAKDLFEFAKAYPGLYQSSITNAGGFYPSSGYQDELFWAAAWLHRATDDQTYLDYLMEEYGTGGQRTIFAWDDKFVGAQVLMAKLALERGGNTGDKLQDFKNMAEYFICNCVQMGSNNVKVTPGGLLWFLPWNNLQYTTTASFVLAAYSKYLKAGNTPINCPSGTFQAADLLYHARTQVDYILGSNPKSMSYMVGFGTNYPKSPHHRGASIVSIKQNSTAVTCNDGMNNWYNNPAPNPNVLTGALVGGPDANDAYGDARTNFQQSEPVTVTVAPFVGVLAAVA; encoded by the exons ATGTCTCAACTGAGAAGTGGCTCTTCACAATGCTTATGGACAAGTACTCTTTTCATTGCGTTATTGTCAATGCCGATGACTCATGGGGCTAATTATGGAGAAGCTCTCACTAAGAGTCTTTTGTATTTCGAAGCTCAACGCTCTGGAAAATTGCCGCCGAACCAAAGAGTCAACTGGAGAGGAGATTCTGCACTTAGAGACGGTTCTGATGCCCAT GTTGATCTCACTGGAGGGTACTATGATGCTGGAGACAACATGAAGTTTGGATTCTCAATGGCGTTCACGACCACAATGCTAGCATGGAGCAGTGTAGAGATGGAATCGGAGCTTAAGACTTATAAAGAGCACGACAACGTCCTTGCGGCTATCAAATGGGCCACTGACTATCTCATCAACGCCCACCCAGAGCCCAATGTTCTTTACGGACAAGTGGGAGACGGCAACTCGGACCATGCGTGCTGGATGAGACCCGAGGACATGACAACTCCCCGTCCTTCTTACCGCATTGATGCTCAGCATCCCGGTGCTGACCTAGCAGGCGAGACAGCTGCAGCTATGGCTGCAGCTTCACTAGCCTTTGCCCAATATGATGCAGCCTATAGCGCAAAACTTATTGGTCATGCAAAAGATCTATTTGAATTCGCCAAGGCTTACCCTGGGCTCTACCAAAGCTCCATAACTAACGCAGGTGGCTTCTACCCGAGCAGCGGATACCAAGATGAGTTATTCTGGGCCGCGGCTTGGCTCCACCGTGCCACTGATGACCAGACTTATCTCGACTATTTAATGGAAGAATATGGTACCGGAGGTCAAAGGACTATTTTTGCATGGGATGATAAGTTCGTGGGTGCACAAGTCTTGATGGCCAAG CTTGCACTCGAAAGGGGAGGAAACACCGGCGATAAGTTGCAAGATTTCAAGAATATGGCTGAGTATTTCATTTGCAACTGTGTTCAAATGGGCTCCAATAACGTTAAGGTGACTCCGGGTGGTTTGCTTTGGTTCTTGCCGTGGAACAACCTCCAATACACCACCACCGCTAGCTTCGTCCTCGCTGCTTATTCTAAGTATCTTAAAGCCGGCAACACACCCATCAACTGTCCCAGTGGAACTTTTCAAGCTGCTGATCTTCTTTACCACGCCCGTACTCAG GTAGACTACATACTTGGATCAAACCCGAAGAGCATGAGCTACATGGTTGGATTCGGAACCAACTATCCAAAGAGTCCACACCATAGAGGAGCCTCTATAGTGTCGATCAAACAGAACAGCACCGCCGTGACGTGCAATGACGGAATGAACAATTGGTATAACAATCCTGCACCAAACCCTAACGTACTAACCGGAGCACTTGTGGGAGGACCCGACGCGAACGATGCTTATGGAGATGCGAGGACTAATTTTCAGCAAAGTGAGCCTGTGACCGTCACAGTTGCTCCATTTGTTGGTGTTTTGGCCGCCGTTGCTtga